The following DNA comes from Cylindrospermopsis curvispora GIHE-G1.
AAAGAAATCGGCGCGATCGCTGAAAGGGTGACCGTTCGCCTTAGCGGTCCCGACCAAGGTTCAGGTGTAATTATCAATAAAAATGGTAACACTTACACAGTATTAACCAATTCCCATGTTTTTCAGTATAAAGGCGCATTTGAAATTATCACCTACGATGGGAGAAAATACCAATCAAATAACGTAACAGAAATACCTAATCTTGATTTAGCCACCCTTCAATTTAACAGTGACCAAGAATATCAAGTAGTGGCATTGGGTGACTCTAATACTGTAACCATAGGGCAGGTAGTTTATATTAGTGGGTTTCCTTCTAAACAAGACTTTACCTTTAGATTTGATGGAATCTCCCGGATTTTAAAAAAACCAAGAGACGGGGGATATAGCTTGGTATATAGAATAGGAGCATTAAAAGGAATGAGTGGAGGTCCCATCCTAGATGAGAATGGTAAATTAGTAGGTATTCATGGGCTAACCTACAGTCAAAGCCTAGGAGATGGACGCGGTACACCAGAAGAATATGGAATTCCACTTCAGACCTTTTTAAATGCACCACCCCCCACACCGAGCAGGTACACAAAATTAGAAACCTTGTTGAAAGCTCAAGACTTTAGAGAAGCAGATATAGAAACATACAGAGTAATGTTAGCAGTAGCTAAAAGACAAAGCGAGGGTTGGTTCAGAATAGAAGATGCAGAAAATTTTCCCTGTCAAGAATTGCGCACCATTGACAATCTGTGGTTAAAATATAGTCAGGGTAAATTTGGTATATCTGTCCAACAAGAAATATACAAAAACCTGGGAGGAACAAAACAATATGATGTGAATGTATGGAGATCCTTCGGAGACAGGGTGGGATGGAGAAAACAAGGTTCATGGCTCGATTACAAAGATTTAAACTTTTCATTATCCGCACCAACGGGTCAACTCCCAGATATAAGGACGTCGTCGTCGTCGTTGGGGTTCGGTTTTGTCGTGGGTGGTCGTACTTGGATTACTTCCCTCCTGTCAAGACATGTACAGTGTAACCCATAAAGGTTTGATAGTATTGTTAACTTTTGTAAATAACAAGAAATTAACGAAACCTTGCTAGTTCCAGGGTTTCGGATACCTGGTACTATTTATTTTTAGGATTAGGTGTATAACAGTTTGCCTTGACAAATATTGTTGCTGCCTTTATTATTTCCTTATTAGTTATGTCTAACTCATCCCAAAAAAGCTTTAGCTGTCCTGGTGATGTTCCCTTCTTTTTTTGATTTGGTTTCATCCCCGCCAAAAGTTTACTCCCCCAGCGGTTTTTTTCCACCTTTTTCGGTTGAGGACGATATTTTTGACAAAATCCTTTCAGCATCTGATTAAAACACAGTATCTCCCACAGGGGGTGATCCCTACCCCCTTGAAATAACTGATTCATCCTTTGACGGAAAACGTTTACCGTTAAAGTTTTACCAAATGCAAGCCGAACATGAAATGCGCCTAGATGAGAGCGATCTCCCGTAGGGAGTGCTGCGCAATCCCACATTGGGAGTCCCCTCAACACATTCAGAATTTTCCCTTGAGAAGAAATACGGGGAACCCTGAATGCGATCGCCTGCAGAAGAAAGAGTAACCCCAGGAGATTCTCAAGGGAAATTTCACCGAACTACTGTCGGTGTATATCATATATTGCGATCGCCCCGCCTGTAGGAAGTGCTTCGGAATCGTCCGTCATTGCCATTAACTGTCTTCAAGGAAAGGTTCACCATTTTTCCTTTGAGAGGAAATGGGTAAGCGATCGCATCTAGAAAAAAGACCTAGCCCTAAGAAATTATCAAAGGATGTTATACAGTGCGAGATCCCGTAGGGAGTGCTTCGCAATCGCTCGGTAAAAAAGTGTAAAATAGGAGAAATGCGATCTCGCTCGTAGAGATTACTTCCCATGAGTTCACAGTTAAAAGCTATCCGAACTACTGTCTTCCGATATCCACTAAAAGCAAGTGCAAGATTTAGAAAATGGACTGGATATAGGAGCAATTGCCCTCCTGGGAAAAAACACTGTACTGAGATGAATGTTAAAATAGTAATCTGTATCGTGCGCTCGCTTGTGTAATAAGAACAGAACCCATAGTTTTATCTGTTCTACATCTATCCTAGGTTAGATTTTTAGCAAGACCAATAAAAATGACAGCGCAAGAATACTAATTAATTCACTACCTGTTGAAAACAACAAAGTTACAGAATTTCTGTATGTTATAATCTGTCTTGTTGTTGTACACAGACAAATCTATGTTTCTTCTCCCTGAATTTTCCTATATTGCAGTCCCTGGTTTTATTCCAAAAATGAGAGGACAGAGGCACAAAACATCATCACTGATACTACATAATACAAATGACTACAAGTGGGATTATTTTTTAAGACAAGGTGACTCTTTTTTGATGTCTTGGTTACATAATAAGACTGGGTTTATACATAATATTTATTTTCCTTATGCACCTGATAATAGATTCTTGGATGGAAATAATCAGCATATTATAGATATAATACAGCCAGCAATAACCAGAATAAAAAATTTCCTTTTAAGATATGAAGTTGAAGATGTTGAAGAA
Coding sequences within:
- a CDS encoding GUN4 domain-containing protein, yielding MNRKKLTQLITIAILVTFITIFYPFITIALTTKEIGAIAERVTVRLSGPDQGSGVIINKNGNTYTVLTNSHVFQYKGAFEIITYDGRKYQSNNVTEIPNLDLATLQFNSDQEYQVVALGDSNTVTIGQVVYISGFPSKQDFTFRFDGISRILKKPRDGGYSLVYRIGALKGMSGGPILDENGKLVGIHGLTYSQSLGDGRGTPEEYGIPLQTFLNAPPPTPSRYTKLETLLKAQDFREADIETYRVMLAVAKRQSEGWFRIEDAENFPCQELRTIDNLWLKYSQGKFGISVQQEIYKNLGGTKQYDVNVWRSFGDRVGWRKQGSWLDYKDLNFSLSAPTGQLPDIRTSSSSLGFGFVVGGRTWITSLLSRHVQCNP